Part of the Halodesulfurarchaeum formicicum genome is shown below.
CCGCCGACCCACTCGGTGAACGTCCGCCACCACTGGAGGGTGTGTGGCAGGACCGATTCGTCGTCGGTCATGGTTAGCCCCGTTCCGGTAAAGCCGCTCATCGACTCGAACAGTGCGTTGAGCGGGTCCGTGAACGCGGCGAGCGTGGCCGTTTCAGCCGGCACGCGCAGCAGGGCCGGGTCGAGTCTGACCGTCCAGGCGATCAGGAGGAAGGGCAGGGCGCCAAAGAGCGCGACGAAGAACCAGCCGGACGCGGCGATCACCATCCCGTGATACCGCGTGGGGTCACTCGCCGACGCGAAGCGCTGGTGCAGAAAGCGGCCCAGGCCAATTGGGATCGCTGCCGAGACCAAAAGTGCCGGGATGGCGTAGAATTCCTGCCAGACGAGCGGAATCAGGAGGGAGACCACCATCAGTCCGCCGAGGGCCTCGAGCATCCGGCCGATGTCCCGAATGACCGTCTGGGGGCCGGTCCCGATGTGGAGGTTGAATCGTGGGTGATACATGATCGTGGATCGTCTCGTACAGGGCGTGGCCCTAAAGGTGGTCCTCGAAGTGGCCGAACAGGTCAGTGAGTTCGGGGTCCGCGCCGAACCCGGAGTAGACGGTCACCAGATCGCCGGCCTGAAGAACCGTATTGCCGCCAGGGGTGATCGGCCGGTCACAGCCCTCCCGATCGATCGCGACGAACAGCACGTCTTCGGGGATCCGGCTCTGTTCGGCCGCCTCGCCGATGCTCATCCCTGCCAGTTCGGCGTCCTCGGTCACCGTGATCTCGAAGACCTCTGCATCCTCACCGATCCGAAGGAAGTCCCTGATCGCCGGTCGTTCGACCGCCCGGTAGAGGTGATCTGCGATCAGGTCCTCCGGGTTCTCCATCGTCTGGACGCCGATCCGCCTGAAGAGCTCACGGTGATCGGTGTTGTGCATAACCGAGAGCACGTGTGGAATTTCGAACTCCTCGGCAAGGAGACTCGTCATCACGTTCGTCGCGTCGTGTTCGGCCGTGGAGATGATCGCATCGGCCTTCCCTGCGCCGGCCTCCTCGAACGTATCGATGTTCGTCGCGTCCGCGTTGAGCACCAGGCAGTCGTACTCGCTCGCGATGAAATCCGCTCGGGCTTCGTCGCGTTCGATCACGACGACTTCGTTTCCGGCCGCGGTCGCGATATCGATCAGTGGCGTGCCGATATCGCCCGCACCGACGATGATGAGATACATGGTTTTCGCTCAGTTTGGATGGGATGGGGTTAATTGTTGCACTTCTCAGGGTGGCCTTCGACGGCGAACCTCCCTGATAGCGAGGGCCAACACGGCCAACACGGCGACATCCAGCAGCAGGAACTCGATGGCCGGAAGGGCTCCGGAGTTGTGCCAGATCAGAATGTCCTCGACGAACAGGACCAGGAACACGATCACGAGGAGCGCGATTCCGGGCCGGCCAAGTGTACTACGGATCATGGGACATGTTCTCCACACCGAATTCCGTCAGGCGGGTGATGCCACCGCGTCGACCGGGTGGGCAGTCCCCGTATCGGTATACTGAGTGCTTTACCGGAGACTGTAAAACAATTACGCTTAGGTATTCGATCGGGCTATTTCGAGGCCAAAATTACGGTATCGTTTGATCAGTGGCTGGCAGTGCTGTGGCTGTTTCGTGCTCCGTTCACCGGAAGCCGCCCGGCACCTCGGGCAAATATTTCAGCGGCACTGAACGAAGCGAAATATCGGGCATATATTACCGATCGAAACCAAGTTTCAGTCATCGATGACACGGGGTATCGATTCCATCGACGAGACGATCCTGTATCACCTCTCCCAGGAGGCCCGCCACACGTCCGCCCCGGAGATCGCCGAGGCGGTGGACGTTTCCGCGCCGACGGTACGCAATCGCATTCGGAAACTGGAGTCAGCGGGGATCATCCGGGGGTATCACGCGGATATCGATTACGAACAGGTCGACGGTCGGTTGACCTACACCTTCGTCTGCTCGACCGGCGATCACGACCGGGAGGAGATGGCCCAGCGAATCCTCGACATCTCCGGGGTCATCGAGGTCCAGGAGTACATGTCTGGAAAAGGCGATCTGAGCGTGAAAGTCGTCGGTGACGATACCGACGATCTGACCCAGATCGCCCAGCACGTGAGTTCGCTGGGCGTCGATATCGACGACGAAAAACTCGTCTACCGGGAGTACGTTCGGCCCTACGCGCCGTTTGGCCCTCGCGAGGCGGATCCCGTCTCGCCGGTCACGGGTGTCGATGGCCTCGCGGGCAACGCGGCGGTCTTCGAGTTGCTGGTCCAGGCGGACGCCGCCGTGGCCGGACAGACCCTCAAATCGGCAAAGGCGTCCGGACTGCTGTCCGAAGACGTGCTCATCGTTCGAATCAACCGGGACGGCGAGTCACTCACGCCGACCGGCGAGACGCGAATCGAGACGGGGGATTTCGTCACGCTGCACTCCCGATCGGGGCTCTCCGAAGCGACCCTGAAGGCGTTCCTCGGGGAGCGTGCACCCTCGCGGTGACCGCGCCCAGCCGTCGAGCGCCCTATCTGACGACCGTGACCGGGACCGGCGACCGTCGGAACACCTTCTCGGCGACGTTGCCCACGAGC
Proteins encoded:
- a CDS encoding Lrp/AsnC family transcriptional regulator, whose protein sequence is MTRGIDSIDETILYHLSQEARHTSAPEIAEAVDVSAPTVRNRIRKLESAGIIRGYHADIDYEQVDGRLTYTFVCSTGDHDREEMAQRILDISGVIEVQEYMSGKGDLSVKVVGDDTDDLTQIAQHVSSLGVDIDDEKLVYREYVRPYAPFGPREADPVSPVTGVDGLAGNAAVFELLVQADAAVAGQTLKSAKASGLLSEDVLIVRINRDGESLTPTGETRIETGDFVTLHSRSGLSEATLKAFLGERAPSR
- a CDS encoding potassium channel family protein, producing the protein MYLIIVGAGDIGTPLIDIATAAGNEVVVIERDEARADFIASEYDCLVLNADATNIDTFEEAGAGKADAIISTAEHDATNVMTSLLAEEFEIPHVLSVMHNTDHRELFRRIGVQTMENPEDLIADHLYRAVERPAIRDFLRIGEDAEVFEITVTEDAELAGMSIGEAAEQSRIPEDVLFVAIDREGCDRPITPGGNTVLQAGDLVTVYSGFGADPELTDLFGHFEDHL